The genomic interval CTGACTCGTGCCGGCCTATCGATCCGGAACGTTGAGCAACAGGCAAACGTCTCCATGTATCGCTCCAACATCGCCACCCGGCCAGCCGGCCGGTTCCACGGTGACATGGTGGTGTCCATGCGCCCCTTCAATGCCGCTGACGCCATACGCGCCATTCAGGTCACCACACGACTGCCAAAAGCCCATGGCGCCCCCGTGCACATCGGCGATCCGCGCCTGATCGGCATCAGCGACATCAGCATTCCGGATTTTGGCGATCCGGTGACGGTCAAAGGCGATGAATTACCACTGTTCTGGGCCTGCGGCGTGACGCCTCAAGTGGCCCTGGAAAACGCTCGGCCTCCAATTGCGATCACCCACGTACCGGGCAAGATGCTGCTCACTGAGCGGTTAAATGAAGAATTGGCGGTGCTTTAACAGCCGCCCATCCACGACCAAAGCAACAAGAACGAAAGAACGGGAGAATTACTATGTTCAAGCAACTTGCAACAGCCACACTCCTGACCGGGGCGTTCTTCACCTCGGCAGTTAGCGCTGATCAATGGCATATGCCGACCCCTTACGGTGATGCCAACCTGCCCACCAAGATTGCCTATGAGTTCGCTGAGAACATCAAGGACGGCACCAATGGCGACATCGAAGTCACCGTCCACTCCGGCGCCTCACTGGTCAAGCACCCGGAGATTCCGCGCGCGGTTCGCACTGGCCAGGTTCAGATGGGCGAGATCTTTATCGGTATCATGGGTAACACCCACCCCGTGTTCAAACACGACAACATCCCGTTCCTGGCGACCAACTTCGACGACGCCCGGAAATTGTGGGAAGCGGCCAAGCCCGAAGTTGAGAAGCAACTCGATAAAGAGGGCATGGTGCTGCTGTATTCCGTACCCTGGCCGGCCCAGAGTCTGTATACCAAGGCTCCGGTCAACAGCATGAGCGACCTTGAAGGTCTGAAGATGCGTGCCTACAGCCCGTCCACCTCACGCCTTGCCGATCTCATGAACACCACACCGACCACGGTGCAGGTACCGGAAATCCCGCAGGCATTCAGCACCGGCATCATCGACGCGATGATCACCTCGCCCTCCACCGGTGCCAATGGCCAAGCCTGGGACTACCTGTCCCACTACACGGACATCAAGGCCTGGATTCCCAAAAACGTTGTGGTTGCCAACAAGCGCGCCTTCCGTCGGCTCAGCGATGAGCAGCGCCAGGTCATCCTGAAGGCTGCCGCCGAGGCTGAAGATCGGGGTTGGACCGGAGTGCGCGTCACCGCCGCAGAAGACACCGCAATCCTGGCGGAAAACGGCATCACGGTGTCCGAGCCTTCTGAGGAGCTGATGCAAGAGTTCCAGAAGATTGGCGACGTCATGATCAAGGAATGGGAACAGGAAGCGCCCAAAGAAGTAGGCGCCATTCTCGAAAACTACCGCTAACGCTGGACGTACAAGACGCCCTCCGCCGGTCTGTTCCGGGGAGGGCCGACTTGGGAGGCACCTGACATGAGCTCTATTCGCGACAAGTTTTATCTGGCATCCGGTTACGCCGCCGGCTTCTGCATCGCACTGATCATGGTGGTCATACTGCTGCAGATCGTTGGCCGGATTTTCGGCTTTATCATTCCGTCTGCCGAGGACGTGTCCGGGTACGCGCTCGCCGCCTCCACCTTCTTCGGCCTGGCCTATACCTTCCACGAGGGTGGCCACATCCGGGTTACCCTGGTTATCCAGAAGTGGCCTGCCAAGGCCCGCTTCATCCAGGAACTGCTCGTGCTTCTGTTCGGTCTCGGTCTGGCCTGCTACATGACTTACTACTGCTGGCACATGGTGTACGAATCCTACATTTTTGAGGAAGTATCCCACGGCTATATTCCGATCCCGATCTGGATCCCGCAGATCCCGGTAGGGCTGGGCATGCTGGCCCTTAACATCGCTATCCTGGACGATCTGGTTGCGGTCCTACGCAAGCAGACACCGTCCTACCAGCAGCACGAAAGCGACATCAACCTGGAGGAAATCTGATGGATACCACTTTACTTTCCATCATCCTCGCCGTATCGATGATCCTGATGCTCGCCGTGGGCGTCTGGGTCTCACTGACCCTGGTTGGCATCGGTGTTCTGGGCCTTTTACTGGCTGGCAACGACCAGATCGGCCTGCTCTTTGCCACCTCCAGCTGGGGCGCCAGCACTGGCTGGTCACTGACCGCGCTGCCCATGTTTATCTGGATGGGTGAGGTGCTGTTCCGCACCCGCCTGTCTGAGGACCTGTTCAAGGGGCTTTCCCCTTGGATGGGTGGCTTGCCGGGCAAACTCCTGCACGTGAACATTCTGAGCTGCGGCATTTTTGCGGCGGTATCCGGCTCTTCTGCCGCCACCGCCGCCACCATCGGCCGCATGACGCTACCAGAGCTGAAAGCCCAGGGTTACAGCGACCGCATGGCAGTGGGCACACTGGCCGGCTCCGGCACCCTGGGGCTGCTGATTCCGCCGTCGATCATCCTGATCGTCTACGGGGTTGCCGCCGAGGTGTCCATTGGCCGTCTGTTCATCGCCGGCGCCCTGCCCGGACTGATGCTGGTGGCCATGTTCATGGGTTACACCATGATATGGGCCAAGCTCAATAAAGACGAGATGCCCGTACACAAGAAGGAGCAAATCTCCTTCGCCGCCAAGATCAAAGCCTTGCGCATGCTGCTGCCAATTGTCGGCCTGATCGTCTTCGTGCTGGGTTCAATCTACGGTGGCTTTACCACCCCAACCGAGGCGGCCGCCCTGGGTGTCTTTGGTGCCCTGCTGCTGGCCTTGGCCACGGGCTCCCTGACCCCGTCAAGCTTCAAGGAAAGCCTGCTCGGTGCGGTGAAGAGCTCCTGCATGATCGGCCTGATCCTGGTGGGTGCGCACTTCCTCACCCTCGCCATGGGTTTCCTGGGCATCCCCCGGGAACTGGCCGAATGGATCGGCGGCATGTCCCTGTCCTCGTTTGAGCTGCTGGTGTGCCTGACCGCGCTGTTCGTCCTGCTGGGCTGCTTCCTGGATGGTATTTCCGTGGTGGTTCTGACGGTGGCGGTGGTCATGCCGATGGTGCAGCAGGCCGGTATCGACATGCTCTGGTTCGGTATCTTTATCGTTCTGGTGGTGGAAATGGCGCAGATCACACCGCCGGTCGGCTTTAACCTGTTTGTTATCCAGGCTCTGACCGGCAAAGACATTCTGTACGTCGCTCGTGCGGCTCTGCCCTTCTTCCTGCTGATCATGGCGGCGCTGTTCCTGATCGGCTGGTTCCCGGAAATTGTCACCTACCTGCCTCAAACCATGAGTCAGGGCTAGGGCACGACACGCACGTTTCAGGAGGATTCCAATGAAAC from Marinobacter sp. LA51 carries:
- a CDS encoding putative hydro-lyase, with protein sequence MPIGDYSEFKINLLDQAAPLRASIRSGAHTGTTSGMAPSLVQGNVVILPADWAADFLMYCQSNPVALPLIAVSEPGNPALPDLGHDLDIRTDIPEYQVFRDGERAETVTDIRDLWQGDFVTFVLGCSFSFEDALTRAGLSIRNVEQQANVSMYRSNIATRPAGRFHGDMVVSMRPFNAADAIRAIQVTTRLPKAHGAPVHIGDPRLIGISDISIPDFGDPVTVKGDELPLFWACGVTPQVALENARPPIAITHVPGKMLLTERLNEELAVL
- a CDS encoding TRAP transporter substrate-binding protein — its product is MFKQLATATLLTGAFFTSAVSADQWHMPTPYGDANLPTKIAYEFAENIKDGTNGDIEVTVHSGASLVKHPEIPRAVRTGQVQMGEIFIGIMGNTHPVFKHDNIPFLATNFDDARKLWEAAKPEVEKQLDKEGMVLLYSVPWPAQSLYTKAPVNSMSDLEGLKMRAYSPSTSRLADLMNTTPTTVQVPEIPQAFSTGIIDAMITSPSTGANGQAWDYLSHYTDIKAWIPKNVVVANKRAFRRLSDEQRQVILKAAAEAEDRGWTGVRVTAAEDTAILAENGITVSEPSEELMQEFQKIGDVMIKEWEQEAPKEVGAILENYR
- a CDS encoding TRAP transporter small permease; the encoded protein is MSSIRDKFYLASGYAAGFCIALIMVVILLQIVGRIFGFIIPSAEDVSGYALAASTFFGLAYTFHEGGHIRVTLVIQKWPAKARFIQELLVLLFGLGLACYMTYYCWHMVYESYIFEEVSHGYIPIPIWIPQIPVGLGMLALNIAILDDLVAVLRKQTPSYQQHESDINLEEI
- a CDS encoding TRAP transporter large permease; its protein translation is MDTTLLSIILAVSMILMLAVGVWVSLTLVGIGVLGLLLAGNDQIGLLFATSSWGASTGWSLTALPMFIWMGEVLFRTRLSEDLFKGLSPWMGGLPGKLLHVNILSCGIFAAVSGSSAATAATIGRMTLPELKAQGYSDRMAVGTLAGSGTLGLLIPPSIILIVYGVAAEVSIGRLFIAGALPGLMLVAMFMGYTMIWAKLNKDEMPVHKKEQISFAAKIKALRMLLPIVGLIVFVLGSIYGGFTTPTEAAALGVFGALLLALATGSLTPSSFKESLLGAVKSSCMIGLILVGAHFLTLAMGFLGIPRELAEWIGGMSLSSFELLVCLTALFVLLGCFLDGISVVVLTVAVVMPMVQQAGIDMLWFGIFIVLVVEMAQITPPVGFNLFVIQALTGKDILYVARAALPFFLLIMAALFLIGWFPEIVTYLPQTMSQG